The genomic window CCGGCATGTCCGAAAGCCGAGATTTCACCTTTTCCAGCGCCGGGCGCAGCCATGCCGGGACTTTAATTTGCGGGGCTTTCAATTTTGACATCACCGCTTTCATTGCGCAGCCTCATATCCCGCGATTGTTATGGAGACGTCCAGAAGCGACGGATCCTTGAATTGGGGTTTTATGGAGACCCGTTTCACCCGGAGAGACGCATCGGAATTGCGCACTCCTTCGGCGAACCGCACCAGCCGCGCCAGCGTGATCTTCTGCATGTTCACGTCCAGAAGCGTTTCTTTGATGTTCCCGGCGGTCTGCGGCTGCTGGGGTGTTATCCCGGTGATGTTTTCCCGCGCCCCGGTCATCTGCGCCAGCCCCTCTATTTCCCCCACCAGCGAAAGTCCCTGCGGGCGGCGGCGCACGTCCGCCTCCAGTTTATTAAGACCGGCGCGCAACGACTCCATCCTTCCGGAAAGCGCCGAAGCTTCGGCCAGCTCTTCGGCCTTGGTCTCTATCTTATTTTTCATGGTGGCCCGCCGCGCCGCAAGTGGCTCATAAACGCCCACCCATAGGATGGTGAGGGCGATGAACGCCGCCGCCGCCATCACCATGTTGCGCTCCCTGGGCTCCATGTTCCGGATGTTATTCATCGAAATCATATTTTCAGTTGGCCTCCAGCGAAATCTTGAAGTCCACCGATTGGCCTGTGGCAGAGGCCTTCACCCCTTCCACCGCCGCTTTTTTCACCCATCCAAGTTTCTCCAGCCGCTTTTTGTATAGCTCCACCTTGTCGAAAGACTCGGTCCTGCCGGTGAT from Nitrospinota bacterium includes these protein-coding regions:
- a CDS encoding type II secretion system protein M; translation: MISMNNIRNMEPRERNMVMAAAAFIALTILWVGVYEPLAARRATMKNKIETKAEELAEASALSGRMESLRAGLNKLEADVRRRPQGLSLVGEIEGLAQMTGARENITGITPQQPQTAGNIKETLLDVNMQKITLARLVRFAEGVRNSDASLRVKRVSIKPQFKDPSLLDVSITIAGYEAAQ